A region from the Silene latifolia isolate original U9 population chromosome 7, ASM4854445v1, whole genome shotgun sequence genome encodes:
- the LOC141591160 gene encoding uncharacterized protein LOC141591160: MATSSTPSTTSLGKDSWLRSVMDKCILKDDGSNFLEWESNIKSAALSDNVLTYLTDAPPIEPGRKASSAVRTAYDDHVRMSNDIKNVLIWSMSPKLKLSCISLNAYEIFTRMITMFSQTPKVRQYDAAARFFEAKLERGQKVGPHVLKMVEYVDILERLGCKIPKTLVVDRILHSLPTKFAHFRVNYNMNGMDKSYYEIHALLTQGERNMEASGSDKGDVLTMKLNNMSLGVKKGKGKEKSQFKKSSKKHNKGKEKAVENGNPKAKSVKLSEAECFHCNGKGHYRRSCYKYLEDLKEGRVPPIGFKGRASTSKR; the protein is encoded by the exons atggcaacttcatcaactccatcgactacttcactaggcaaagattcatggttaaggtccgtaatggacaaatgtatcttaaaagatgacggtagtaactttcttgaatgggaatccaacatcaaaagcgccgcgttgtccgacaacgtgctcacttacttgaccgatgctcctcccatcgagcccggtcgaaaggcttcatcggcggtgcggaccgcctatgatgaccatgtgaggatgtcgaatgatatcaagaatgtgttgatatggtcgatgtccccaaagctcaagctttcatgcatttctttaaatgcgtacgagatattcactcgtatgattactatgttttcacaaacacctaaagtccgtcaatacgatgcggcggcacgcttctttgaagctaagcttgagaggggccaaaaggttggtccccatgtactcaaaatggtcgaatatgtcgacatcctagagcgtctagggtgtaagattcctaagactcttgtggtggatcgtatcctccactcacttcccaccaagtttgcccactttagggtgaactacaacatgaatggcatggataagagttattatgaaattcatgcactcctcacccaagggGAGAGgaatatggaagctagtgggagtgacaaaggggatgttttaaccatgaagttaaacaacatgtcccttggagttaagaaaggaaaagggaaggaaaagtcccaatttaagaaatcgtcaaagaaacataacaagggaaaggagaaggccgttgagaatggcaatcccaaggcaaaaagtgtcaaactctccgaggccgaatgtttccattgtaatgggaaggggcattataggaggagttgttacaaatacttggaggatctcaaggaagggcgtgtgccgcctattg ggtttaagggacgtgcgagcactagcaaaaggtga